In Andreesenia angusta, the following are encoded in one genomic region:
- a CDS encoding FMN-dependent NADH-azoreductase: MKRVLYIKSNPKAESDSYSLTAGRIFIESYKELHPEDIVVEKDLYTEEIPEVDEHVLRAWDKAKTGEELTYLERESLKKVHRAVDEFKSFDKYVMVSPMWNFFMNWKLKKYIDLLFVVNKTFRYASGGKLEGLLGGRKLLYIQATGGVYAEDDYEKDLSHYYLKSLFGSVGVACVDPILVESTNSSRYSGAEIIKRRDKRIEEVLKSF; encoded by the coding sequence ATGAAAAGAGTTCTCTACATAAAGTCCAATCCAAAGGCTGAGTCCGATTCATACAGCTTGACAGCGGGCAGGATCTTCATAGAGAGTTACAAGGAGCTCCACCCTGAAGACATAGTCGTGGAAAAAGACCTCTACACAGAGGAGATTCCAGAGGTGGACGAACATGTGCTGAGGGCCTGGGACAAGGCCAAGACAGGGGAGGAATTGACTTACCTAGAGAGAGAGTCTCTGAAAAAAGTCCACAGAGCTGTGGATGAGTTCAAGAGCTTCGACAAGTACGTCATGGTCTCGCCTATGTGGAACTTCTTTATGAACTGGAAGCTCAAGAAGTATATAGACCTGCTGTTTGTGGTGAACAAGACTTTCAGGTACGCAAGTGGCGGAAAGCTAGAGGGGCTTCTTGGAGGGAGGAAGCTGCTCTACATACAGGCTACGGGAGGAGTGTACGCTGAAGACGACTATGAAAAAGACTTGTCACATTACTACTTGAAGTCGCTCTTCGGATCTGTAGGCGTAGCGTGTGTAGACCCTATACTAGTGGAGTCCACAAACAGCAGCAGGTACAGCGGGGCTGAGATAATAAAGAGAAGAGACAAGAGGATAGAGGAAGTTCTAAAGAGCTTTTAG
- a CDS encoding NADP-dependent isocitrate dehydrogenase, producing the protein MTDRIKMNTPLVEMDGDEMTRIIWSMIKENLIEPYVELKTEYYDLGLEKRNETDDKITVEAAEAIKKYGVGVKCATITPNADRMKEYELKEMWKSPNGTIRAILDGTVFRTPITVDSIKPFVKPWKKPITVARHAYGDIYKDVECRIEKAAKVELVVSDENGEIERKLVHNFDGPGVALGMHNIDKSIDSFARACFNYALDLKQDLWFAAKDTISKIYDHRFKDVFEEIYEAEYKEKYKSAGIEYFYTLIDDAIARVVKSEGGMVWACKNYDGDVMSDLVATAFGSLAMMTSVLVSPEGFYEYEAAHGTVQRHYYRHLEGEETSTNAMATIFAWSGALRKRGELDGIKELMSFADRLEEASIKTIEEGVMTKDLIELSEVEQKKSVNTEEFLLEIKSRLDAMMK; encoded by the coding sequence GTGACAGATAGAATAAAGATGAATACGCCGTTAGTAGAGATGGACGGAGACGAGATGACTAGAATCATATGGAGCATGATAAAGGAAAACCTTATCGAGCCATATGTGGAGCTTAAGACAGAGTACTACGACCTAGGGCTTGAGAAGAGAAACGAGACAGACGACAAGATAACTGTAGAGGCTGCAGAAGCCATAAAGAAATACGGAGTAGGGGTTAAATGTGCAACTATAACACCTAATGCAGACAGAATGAAAGAGTACGAGCTAAAAGAGATGTGGAAGAGCCCTAACGGGACTATAAGGGCCATACTTGACGGAACAGTTTTCAGAACTCCAATAACAGTGGACAGCATAAAGCCGTTTGTAAAGCCTTGGAAAAAGCCTATAACAGTTGCAAGACACGCTTACGGAGACATATACAAGGACGTGGAGTGCAGAATCGAAAAGGCTGCCAAAGTGGAGCTTGTGGTTTCAGATGAAAACGGCGAAATAGAGAGAAAGCTTGTACACAATTTCGACGGGCCGGGAGTAGCGCTTGGAATGCACAACATAGACAAGTCGATAGACAGCTTTGCTAGAGCTTGTTTCAACTACGCACTTGACTTAAAGCAGGACCTTTGGTTTGCGGCTAAAGACACTATTTCCAAGATATACGACCACAGGTTTAAGGACGTGTTCGAGGAGATATACGAAGCTGAGTACAAAGAGAAGTACAAATCAGCGGGCATAGAGTATTTCTACACTCTTATAGACGACGCCATAGCCAGAGTTGTGAAGTCGGAAGGTGGAATGGTGTGGGCCTGCAAGAACTACGACGGAGACGTCATGTCAGACCTTGTAGCGACTGCATTCGGAAGCCTTGCTATGATGACATCAGTGCTTGTATCGCCAGAAGGGTTCTACGAGTACGAGGCGGCCCATGGAACAGTTCAGAGACATTACTACAGACATCTAGAGGGAGAAGAGACTTCAACTAACGCTATGGCGACTATATTCGCCTGGAGTGGGGCCCTTAGAAAAAGAGGAGAGCTAGATGGAATAAAAGAGCTTATGTCGTTTGCTGACAGGCTTGAAGAAGCTTCTATAAAGACTATAGAAGAAGGTGTAATGACTAAAGACCTTATAGAGCTTTCAGAAGTAGAGCAGAAGAAGAGCGTGAACACAGAGGAGTTCCTGCTGGAGATAAAGTCAAGACTGGACGCTATGATGAAGTAG
- a CDS encoding vitamin B12-dependent ribonucleotide reductase — protein MKLENEIKRVYTQKLEEPKYRGKSVYDLFKYKTVDVVMQDYKTGKTTVDMKNLEFPEFYSQNACDIIASKYFRKQGVTNKYGYERSMKEVVHRLTSFWTEAAYNEGILDEDNKQIFYDEVAYMIMDQRFSPNSPQWFNTGLKHSYGIEKESDGHYYYDEKTGRVEASKDAYTRTQGSACFIVSIADSLLGDKSITEQIVTETRLFKHGSGTGTNFSEIRGVGEKLSGGGTSSGLMSFLKVFDRNAGAIKSGGTTRRAAKIVCLDVDHPEIEDFIDWKVKEEKKVMALGKMGYDMDFNGEAYETVSGQNSNNSVRFTDEFMRKALGEEDSSWELKGRVDSRINKSVDASKLWDKFNYASWFCADPAPQFHDIINDWNTCKVEDIEASNPCSEYHFLKDTACNLLSHNVVKYYNPETGEFDTENFKHAVSLAQVILEATIHWGHFPTADIAERSHLYRTTGQGVANLGALHMMMAHPYDSDEARNIGASIVGLLTGQAYRMSSLMAEKVGSFPEYPRNRESMLRVIRNHARVVDAIDGDFELGYTPLKVDHSVLEKEGLESLSECLKSVWRETYEYGEKYGYRNAQVTVIAPTGTIALAMDCATTGPEPFFAHVVYKKLVGGGFMEIVNPHISIALKKLGYTNSQIRDIEDYILKKEKVTENGYSYEKIKDGKIEGAPHLKPEHLTVFDTANKCGTGARYIEPMAHVKYIAQITPLVSGAISKTVNLPNSATIEEFKEVHSQAWKMGVKCIALYRDGSKASQPLNSSKRDEKKKLEELSYWELLELVKKLKEKEESEKPHFRSEVENYRLDEKEGFKKVECSSCGSISMVPNGTCHICLECGSTTGCS, from the coding sequence ATGAAGTTGGAGAATGAAATAAAGAGGGTATATACCCAGAAACTCGAAGAGCCGAAATACAGAGGCAAGAGCGTATACGACCTCTTTAAATACAAGACGGTGGACGTTGTGATGCAGGACTACAAGACTGGGAAGACTACAGTTGACATGAAGAATCTGGAGTTCCCGGAGTTCTACTCGCAAAATGCATGCGACATAATAGCCAGCAAGTACTTCAGAAAGCAGGGAGTTACAAACAAATACGGATATGAGAGGAGTATGAAGGAAGTTGTACATAGACTTACAAGTTTCTGGACAGAGGCCGCCTATAACGAGGGAATTCTAGACGAGGACAACAAGCAGATTTTCTACGACGAAGTGGCCTATATGATAATGGACCAGAGGTTTTCACCCAACAGCCCTCAATGGTTCAACACAGGGTTAAAACATTCTTACGGTATAGAGAAGGAATCAGACGGTCACTACTACTACGACGAGAAGACAGGAAGAGTAGAGGCTTCAAAAGACGCCTACACGAGGACTCAGGGGAGCGCCTGTTTTATAGTTTCGATAGCTGACAGCTTGCTAGGAGACAAGTCCATAACAGAGCAGATAGTCACAGAGACTAGGCTTTTCAAGCATGGCTCGGGCACGGGAACCAATTTCTCTGAAATCAGGGGAGTCGGCGAGAAGCTTTCCGGAGGAGGCACATCTTCAGGGCTTATGAGCTTTCTCAAAGTGTTCGACAGAAATGCAGGGGCCATAAAGTCGGGTGGAACTACAAGAAGGGCGGCCAAGATAGTCTGCTTGGATGTAGACCATCCTGAGATAGAGGATTTCATAGACTGGAAGGTAAAAGAGGAGAAGAAGGTCATGGCGCTAGGCAAGATGGGCTACGACATGGACTTCAACGGAGAGGCCTATGAAACGGTTTCAGGCCAGAACAGCAACAACTCTGTAAGGTTTACAGACGAATTTATGAGAAAGGCTCTCGGGGAAGAGGATTCTTCTTGGGAGCTAAAAGGCCGCGTGGACAGCAGGATAAACAAGAGTGTGGACGCCTCGAAGCTTTGGGACAAGTTCAACTACGCGTCTTGGTTCTGTGCAGACCCTGCGCCCCAGTTCCACGACATAATAAACGACTGGAACACATGCAAGGTGGAGGACATAGAGGCTTCAAACCCATGTAGCGAATACCACTTTTTAAAGGATACAGCTTGCAACCTTCTAAGTCACAACGTAGTAAAGTACTACAACCCGGAGACTGGAGAATTCGACACAGAGAACTTCAAACATGCTGTGTCGCTGGCGCAGGTTATACTGGAAGCCACTATACACTGGGGTCATTTCCCTACAGCTGATATAGCGGAGAGAAGCCACCTCTACAGGACGACTGGGCAGGGTGTTGCAAACTTAGGAGCACTTCACATGATGATGGCGCATCCTTACGACTCCGACGAGGCGAGAAACATAGGTGCGTCAATAGTTGGGCTTTTGACAGGACAGGCGTACAGGATGTCGTCTCTTATGGCGGAAAAGGTGGGATCATTCCCAGAATACCCTAGAAACAGAGAGTCTATGCTCAGGGTTATAAGAAACCATGCAAGGGTAGTGGACGCCATAGATGGAGATTTCGAGCTTGGATATACACCTCTTAAGGTGGACCACTCTGTGCTTGAGAAAGAGGGGCTGGAGAGTCTGTCTGAATGCCTTAAGTCTGTATGGAGAGAGACTTACGAGTATGGGGAGAAATACGGATATAGAAATGCACAGGTGACTGTAATAGCGCCTACGGGGACTATAGCGTTGGCGATGGACTGCGCCACTACTGGCCCTGAGCCTTTCTTTGCGCATGTAGTCTACAAGAAGCTTGTAGGCGGAGGGTTTATGGAGATAGTGAACCCCCATATTTCAATTGCGCTTAAAAAGCTCGGGTATACAAACTCTCAGATAAGGGACATAGAGGACTATATCCTGAAAAAAGAGAAGGTGACGGAGAACGGATACTCATACGAGAAGATAAAAGATGGAAAGATAGAGGGTGCGCCTCATCTGAAGCCGGAGCATCTAACGGTGTTCGACACGGCCAACAAATGCGGCACAGGAGCGAGGTATATAGAGCCTATGGCCCATGTGAAGTATATAGCTCAGATCACGCCTCTTGTATCAGGAGCCATAAGCAAGACTGTAAACCTACCGAACTCGGCTACTATAGAGGAGTTCAAGGAAGTCCACAGCCAGGCTTGGAAGATGGGGGTAAAGTGTATAGCGCTTTATAGAGATGGAAGCAAGGCCAGCCAGCCGCTTAACTCATCCAAGAGAGACGAAAAGAAGAAGCTGGAGGAGCTTAGCTACTGGGAGCTGCTGGAGCTAGTCAAGAAGCTCAAGGAAAAAGAGGAAAGCGAAAAGCCTCACTTCAGATCAGAGGTTGAAAACTACAGATTAGATGAAAAAGAAGGGTTTAAAAAAGTGGAGTGTTCAAGCTGTGGAAGCATATCCATGGTTCCAAACGGAACATGCCACATATGTCTAGAGTGCGGGAGCACAACAGGATGTAGCTAA